One segment of Carya illinoinensis cultivar Pawnee chromosome 1, C.illinoinensisPawnee_v1, whole genome shotgun sequence DNA contains the following:
- the LOC122291591 gene encoding cucumisin-like isoform X2 — protein sequence MASKTSSLSWLLLLSLATILFVGHSASQNDRKAYIVYMGERGRRQDEVSTSSLHTSMLQEVIDSNTGPESLLYSYKRSFNGFAAKLTKEEARRMAGMEGVVSIFPNKQNKLHTTRSWDFLGFSQQVERTTVESDIIIGVLDSGIWPESDSFSDKGFGPPPSKWKGTCRASTNFTCNNKIVGARYYHSNGVFSENDIRSPRDSDGHGTHTASIAAGNVVNMASVQGLGSGTARGGVPSARIAVYKVCWLNGCSDADILAAFDDAIADGVDLISISIGGTADSYFKNSIAIGAFHAMKNGILTSNSAGNRGPGLATLTNISPWSLSVAASAIDRKFFTEVQLGNDKIYEGISINTFDLKNKMYPMIYGGDAPNTTAGSQGSYSRYCQPDSLDQNLVKGKIVLCDLVVDGEGAFQASAVGTVIIGPGRKDVAYSFPLPASYLGIEDGTNVYIYLNSTRSPTATILKTNERKDAFAPYIPPFSSRGPNVATSNILKPDLAAPGLNILAAWSPISPISEVEGDNRKLSFNILSGTSMACPHATGAAAYVKSLHPKWSPAAIKSALMTTADPMSAGKNPEAEFAYGAGNINPSKAPNPGLIYDIDAVDYIKCLCGQGYNTKSLQLLTGDNSSCSDAINGTVNDLNYPAFALSTPPLTSINRVFNRIVTNVGSPTSTYKAILNYPLGLRIKVTPSILSFTSLGQKLPYTLTIKGTIDKFIVTASLTWDDGTFQVRSPIAVFFP from the exons ATGGCAAGCAAAACTTCTAGTCTTTCATGGCTTCTCCTCCTCAGCCTCGCGACCATTCTCTTTGTTGGTCACTCAGCTTCACAGAATGATCGAAAG GCTTATATTGTCTATATGGGAGAACGAGGACGGCGGCAGGACGAGGTTTCCACATCATCCCTTCACACGAGCATGCTACAAGAAGTCATTGACAG CAATACTGGACCGGAATCTCTACTTTATAGCTACAAGAGGAGTTTCAATGGATTTGCAGCGAAGCTAACCAAGGAAGAAGCTCGAAGAATGGCTG GAATGGAAGGCGTAGTGTCTATCTTCCCCAACAAACAGAATAAGCTCCACACAACAAGGTCATGGGACTTCCTTGGCTTCTCACAGCAAGTTGAAAGAACAACAGTTGAAAGTGACATCATTATAGGAGTTCTTGACAGTGGAATCTGGCCCGAGTCTGATAGCTTCAGCGACAAAGGATTTGGTCCACCGCCTAGCAAATGGAAGGGCACCTGCCGAGCCTCAACCAACTTTACTTGCAACAA TAAAATCGTAGGAGCACGATATTACCATAGCAATGGagttttttcagaaaatgacatTAGATCTCCTCGAGATTCAGACGGCCACGGGACACATACTGCATCCATAGCAGCTGGGAATGTTGTTAACATGGCAAGCGTACAGGGGCTCGGTTCGGGAACAGCACGAGGAGGGGTTCCATCAGCACGCATTGCTGTGTACAAAGTATGTTGGCTTAATGGCTGTAGTGATGCTGACATTCTTGCAGCTTTTGATGATGCTATTGCTGATGGCGTCGACCTAATATCTATTTCAATCGGTGGAACTGCTGATAgctattttaaaaattcaattgcCATCGGTGCTTTTCATGCTATGAAAAATGGAATATTGACATCAAACTCAGCTGGTAACAGGGGTCCAGGTCTAGCAACCCTCACAAACATTTCGCCCTGGTCTCTCTCCGTGGCTGCAAGCGCCATTGATCGAAAGTTCTTCACTGAGGTCCAATTGGGTAACGACAAGATCTATGag GGAATTTCAATTAATACATTTGACCTCAAGAATAAAATGTATCCGATGATTTATGGCGGAGATGCACCAAACACCACAGCGGGTTCTCAGGGTTCCTATTCCAG GTATTGTCAGCCAGATTCGTTGGATCAGAATTTAGTGAAAGGAAAAATTGTACTTTGTGATTTGGTCGTTGATGGGGAAGGAGCATTTCAAGCAAGCGCGGTTGGAACTGTGATTATAGGCCCAGGGCGCAAGGATGTTGCCTACTCTTTTCCCTTGCCCGCATCTTACCTTGGCATCGAAGATGGTACCAACGTCTACATCTACTTAAATTCAACAAG GAGCCCGACTGCGACTATTCTCAAGACCAACGAGCGTAAGGATGCATTTGCACCTTACATACCCCCCTTCTCATCAAGGGGTCCAAATGTAGCTACGTCCAACATTCTCAAG CCAGATTTAGCAGCTCCTGGACTCAACATTCTAGCAGCATGGTCACCAATCTCCCCAATTTCCGAGGTTGAAGGTGATAATAGAAAACTATCATTCAATATTCTGTCTGGCACCTCCATGGCTTGCCCACATGCCACAGGAGCTGCTGCCTACGTCAAATCCTTGCACCCCAAGTGGTCACCTGCTGCTATCAAGTCAGCTCTCATGACTACGg CTGACCCCATGAGTGCTGGAAAAAATCCGGAGGCTGAATTTGCATACGGTGCAGGCAATATAAATCCTTCAAAGGCTCCAAATCCTGGTTTAATCTATGATATTGATGCAGTTGACTACATAAAATGTCTGTGCGGACAAGGATATAATACAAAATCATTACAACTTCTGACTGGGGACAATAGTAGTTGTTCAGACGCCATTAATGGAACCGTGAACGATCTAAACTATCCTGCATTTGCCCTATCAACGCCGCCCTTGACATCCATCAATCGTGTTTTCAATCGGATTGTCACCAATGTTGGATCACCGACTTCTACGTATAAAGCTATTTTGAACTACCCACTTGGACTTAGAATCAAAGTGACTCCTAGTATTCTATCTTTCACATCTCTTGGACAAAAGCTACCGTATACGCTCACGATCAAAGGAACTATAGATAAGTTTATAGTCACTGCTTCTTTAACGTGGGATGACGGTACCTTCCAAGTGAGGAGCCCGATTGCTGTTTTTTTTCCCTGA
- the LOC122291598 gene encoding cucumisin-like, which produces MASKTSSLSWLLLSLATILFVGHSAAQNDRKAYIVYMGERRQDEASTSSLHTSMLQEVVDSNTGAEYLLYSYKRSFNGFAAKLTEEEAQKMAGMEGVVSVFPNKQKKLHTTRSWDFLGFPQQVERTAIESDITIGVLDTGIWPESDSFSDKGFGPPPSKWKGTCRASTNFTCNNKIIGAQYYRSNGDFFENDIRSPRDSDGHGTHTASIAAGNVVNMASVQGLGSGIARGGVPSARIAVYKICWLNGCSDVDILAAFDDAIADGVDLISISVGGTADSYFKNTISIGAFHAMRNGILTSNSAGNRGPGLATLTNISPWSLSVAASAIDRKFFTLVQLGNDKIYEGISINTFDLKNEMYPIVYGGDAPNTTAGFQGSDSRYCDAGTLDQNLVKGKIVLCDLLGDGEGAFLAGAIGTVIKSPGRRDVAYSFPLPASYLGIEDGTNIYIYLNSTRSPTATILKTNERKDAFAPYIPPFSSRGPNVATSNILKPDLAAPGLNILAAWSPISPISEVEVDKRNLSFNILSGTSMACPHATGAAAYVKSLHPKWSPAAIKSALMTTADPMSAGKNPEAEFAYGAGNINPSKAPNPGLIYDIDAADYIKFLCRQGYNTKSLQLLTGDNSSCSDVTNGTVNDLNYPAFALSTPPLTSINRVFNRIVTNVGSPTSTYRAILNSPLGLTIKVTPSILSFTSLGQKLPYTLTIEGTIDKFIVSASLTWDDSTFQVRSPIAVFVP; this is translated from the exons GCTTATATTGTCTATATGGGAGAGAGGCGGCAGGACGAGGCTTCCACATCATCCCTTCACACGAGCATGCTACAAGAAGTCGTTGACAG CAATACCGGAGCGGAATATCTACTCTATAGCTACAAGAGAAGTTTCAATGGCTTTGCAGCGAAGCTAACTGAGGAAGAAGCTCAAAAAATGGCTG GAATGGAAGGCGTAGTGTCTGTCTTCCCCAACAAACAGAAAAAGCTCCATACAACAAGGTCATGGGACTTCCTTGGCTTCCCGCAGCAAGTTGAAAGAACAGCTATTGAAAGCGACATCACTATAGGAGTTCTCGACACTGGAATCTGGCCCGAGTCTGATAGCTTTAGTGACAAAGGATTTGGTCCGCCGCCTAGCAAATGGAAGGGCACCTGCCGAGCCTCAACCAACTTTACTTGCAACAA TAAAATCATAGGAGCACAATATTACCGTAGCAATGGAGATTTTTTCGAAAATGACATTAGATCTCCTCGAGATTCAGACGGTCACGGGACACATACCGCATCCATAGCAGCTGGGAATGTTGTTAACATGGCAAGCGTACAAGGGCTTGGTTCAGGAATAGCACGAGGAGGGGTTCCATCAGCACGCATTGCTGTGTACAAAATATGTTGGCTTAATGGTTGCAGTGATGTTGACATTCTTGCAGCTTTTGATGATGCTATTGCTGATGGCGTCGACCTAATATCTATTTCAGTCGGCGGAACTGCTGATagctattttaaaaatacaatttcCATCGGTGCCTTTCATGCTATGAGAAATGGAATATTGACATCAAACTCAGCTGGTAATAGGGGTCCAGGTCTAGCAACCCTCACAAATATTTCGCCCTGGTCTCTTTCCGTGGCAGCAAGTGCCATAGATCGAAAGTTCTTCACTTTGGTCCAATTGGGTAATGACAAGATCTATGag GGAATTTCAATTAATACATTTGACCTCAAGAATGAAATGTATCCGATAGTTTATGGCGGAGATGCACCAAACACCACAGCTGGTTTTCAGGGTTCCGATTCCAG GTATTGCGATGCAGGTACGTTGGATCAGAATTTAGTGAAAGGGAAAATTGTACTTTGTGATTTGCTGGGGGATGGGGAAGGAGCATTTCTAGCTGGTGCGATTGGAACTGTGATTAAAAGCCCAGGGCGTAGGGATGTTGCCTACTCTTTTCCCTTGCCCGCATCTTACCTTGGCATCGAAGATGGTACCAACATCTACATCTACTTAAATTCAACAAG GAGCCCGACTGCAACTATTCTCAAGACTAACGAGCGTAAGGATGCATTTGCACCTTACATACCCCCCTTCTCATCAAGGGGTCCAAATGTAGCTACGTCCAACATTCTCAAG CCGGATTTAGCAGCTCCTGGACTCAACATTCTAGCAGCATGGTCACCAATTTCCCCAATTTCCGAGGTTGAAGTTGATAAAAGAAACCTGTCATTCAATATTCTGTCGGGCACCTCCATGGCTTGCCCACATGCTACAGGAGCTGCTGCCTACGTTAAATCCTTGCACCCTAAATGGTCACCTGCTGCTATCAAGTCGGCTCTCATGACTACTg CTGACCCTATGAGTGCTGGAAAGAATCCGGAGGCTGAATTTGCATACGGTGCAGGCAATATAAATCCTTCAAAGGCTCCAAATCCTGGGTTAATCTATGACATTGACGCAGCTGACTACATAAAATTTCTATGCAGACAAGGATATAATACCAAATCATTACAACTTCTGACTGGGGACAATAGTAGCTGTTCTGATGTCACTAATGGAACCGTGAACGATCTAAACTATCCTGCATTTGCTCTATCCACGCCGCCCTTGACATCCATCAATCGTGTTTTCAATCGGATTGTCACCAATGTTGGATCACCGACGTCTACGTATAGAGCTATTTTGAACTCCCCGCTTGGACTTACAATCAAAGTAACTCCTAGCATTCTATCTTTCACATCTCTTGGACAAAAGCTACCGTATACGCTCACGATCGAAGGAACTATAGATAAGTTTATAGTCTCTGCTTCTTTAACGTGGGATGACTCTACCTTCCAAGTGAGGAGCCCGATTGCTGTGTTTGTCCCCTAA
- the LOC122291591 gene encoding cucumisin-like isoform X1 — translation MASKTSSLSWLLLLSLATILFVGHSASQNDRKAYIVYMGERGRRQDEVSTSSLHTSMLQEVIDRPLTGQIYIIGFSNTGPESLLYSYKRSFNGFAAKLTKEEARRMAGMEGVVSIFPNKQNKLHTTRSWDFLGFSQQVERTTVESDIIIGVLDSGIWPESDSFSDKGFGPPPSKWKGTCRASTNFTCNNKIVGARYYHSNGVFSENDIRSPRDSDGHGTHTASIAAGNVVNMASVQGLGSGTARGGVPSARIAVYKVCWLNGCSDADILAAFDDAIADGVDLISISIGGTADSYFKNSIAIGAFHAMKNGILTSNSAGNRGPGLATLTNISPWSLSVAASAIDRKFFTEVQLGNDKIYEGISINTFDLKNKMYPMIYGGDAPNTTAGSQGSYSRYCQPDSLDQNLVKGKIVLCDLVVDGEGAFQASAVGTVIIGPGRKDVAYSFPLPASYLGIEDGTNVYIYLNSTRSPTATILKTNERKDAFAPYIPPFSSRGPNVATSNILKPDLAAPGLNILAAWSPISPISEVEGDNRKLSFNILSGTSMACPHATGAAAYVKSLHPKWSPAAIKSALMTTADPMSAGKNPEAEFAYGAGNINPSKAPNPGLIYDIDAVDYIKCLCGQGYNTKSLQLLTGDNSSCSDAINGTVNDLNYPAFALSTPPLTSINRVFNRIVTNVGSPTSTYKAILNYPLGLRIKVTPSILSFTSLGQKLPYTLTIKGTIDKFIVTASLTWDDGTFQVRSPIAVFFP, via the exons ATGGCAAGCAAAACTTCTAGTCTTTCATGGCTTCTCCTCCTCAGCCTCGCGACCATTCTCTTTGTTGGTCACTCAGCTTCACAGAATGATCGAAAG GCTTATATTGTCTATATGGGAGAACGAGGACGGCGGCAGGACGAGGTTTCCACATCATCCCTTCACACGAGCATGCTACAAGAAGTCATTGACAG GCCTTTAACTGGTCAAATCTATATAATTGGATTCAGCAATACTGGACCGGAATCTCTACTTTATAGCTACAAGAGGAGTTTCAATGGATTTGCAGCGAAGCTAACCAAGGAAGAAGCTCGAAGAATGGCTG GAATGGAAGGCGTAGTGTCTATCTTCCCCAACAAACAGAATAAGCTCCACACAACAAGGTCATGGGACTTCCTTGGCTTCTCACAGCAAGTTGAAAGAACAACAGTTGAAAGTGACATCATTATAGGAGTTCTTGACAGTGGAATCTGGCCCGAGTCTGATAGCTTCAGCGACAAAGGATTTGGTCCACCGCCTAGCAAATGGAAGGGCACCTGCCGAGCCTCAACCAACTTTACTTGCAACAA TAAAATCGTAGGAGCACGATATTACCATAGCAATGGagttttttcagaaaatgacatTAGATCTCCTCGAGATTCAGACGGCCACGGGACACATACTGCATCCATAGCAGCTGGGAATGTTGTTAACATGGCAAGCGTACAGGGGCTCGGTTCGGGAACAGCACGAGGAGGGGTTCCATCAGCACGCATTGCTGTGTACAAAGTATGTTGGCTTAATGGCTGTAGTGATGCTGACATTCTTGCAGCTTTTGATGATGCTATTGCTGATGGCGTCGACCTAATATCTATTTCAATCGGTGGAACTGCTGATAgctattttaaaaattcaattgcCATCGGTGCTTTTCATGCTATGAAAAATGGAATATTGACATCAAACTCAGCTGGTAACAGGGGTCCAGGTCTAGCAACCCTCACAAACATTTCGCCCTGGTCTCTCTCCGTGGCTGCAAGCGCCATTGATCGAAAGTTCTTCACTGAGGTCCAATTGGGTAACGACAAGATCTATGag GGAATTTCAATTAATACATTTGACCTCAAGAATAAAATGTATCCGATGATTTATGGCGGAGATGCACCAAACACCACAGCGGGTTCTCAGGGTTCCTATTCCAG GTATTGTCAGCCAGATTCGTTGGATCAGAATTTAGTGAAAGGAAAAATTGTACTTTGTGATTTGGTCGTTGATGGGGAAGGAGCATTTCAAGCAAGCGCGGTTGGAACTGTGATTATAGGCCCAGGGCGCAAGGATGTTGCCTACTCTTTTCCCTTGCCCGCATCTTACCTTGGCATCGAAGATGGTACCAACGTCTACATCTACTTAAATTCAACAAG GAGCCCGACTGCGACTATTCTCAAGACCAACGAGCGTAAGGATGCATTTGCACCTTACATACCCCCCTTCTCATCAAGGGGTCCAAATGTAGCTACGTCCAACATTCTCAAG CCAGATTTAGCAGCTCCTGGACTCAACATTCTAGCAGCATGGTCACCAATCTCCCCAATTTCCGAGGTTGAAGGTGATAATAGAAAACTATCATTCAATATTCTGTCTGGCACCTCCATGGCTTGCCCACATGCCACAGGAGCTGCTGCCTACGTCAAATCCTTGCACCCCAAGTGGTCACCTGCTGCTATCAAGTCAGCTCTCATGACTACGg CTGACCCCATGAGTGCTGGAAAAAATCCGGAGGCTGAATTTGCATACGGTGCAGGCAATATAAATCCTTCAAAGGCTCCAAATCCTGGTTTAATCTATGATATTGATGCAGTTGACTACATAAAATGTCTGTGCGGACAAGGATATAATACAAAATCATTACAACTTCTGACTGGGGACAATAGTAGTTGTTCAGACGCCATTAATGGAACCGTGAACGATCTAAACTATCCTGCATTTGCCCTATCAACGCCGCCCTTGACATCCATCAATCGTGTTTTCAATCGGATTGTCACCAATGTTGGATCACCGACTTCTACGTATAAAGCTATTTTGAACTACCCACTTGGACTTAGAATCAAAGTGACTCCTAGTATTCTATCTTTCACATCTCTTGGACAAAAGCTACCGTATACGCTCACGATCAAAGGAACTATAGATAAGTTTATAGTCACTGCTTCTTTAACGTGGGATGACGGTACCTTCCAAGTGAGGAGCCCGATTGCTGTTTTTTTTCCCTGA